In Pyricularia oryzae 70-15 chromosome 2, whole genome shotgun sequence, one genomic interval encodes:
- a CDS encoding endoplasmic reticulum mannosyl-oligosaccharide 1,2-alpha-mannosidase, which produces MSFAVPKHVPSFTNPQRDFEDRLWASARSGNNNSRGKQGGGGVLGNVGGYFDSSKRNASLPMYKDKPYAYPPSHRQRPVYRRKSGFLLLLLAVGALFYFFGGESHKERVRAPLRKLSWLSNDKKALREADWLKRRDHVVEAFELSWAAYERYAWGYDEFHPVSKKGRQMATGGLGWIIVDSLDTMMLMNLTTQLSHAREWIANSLKYDQDQDVNTFETTIRMMGGLLSAHYLSTTYPDMAPLKDDDEGAPGEDLYLEKAKDLADRLLAAFDTKSGIPYASVNLGKFQGIESHADMGASSTAEATTLQLEFKYLAKLTGEKLFWDKVEKVMEVVDKQASKTDGLVPIFISPSTGEFQGENIRYGSRGDSYYEYLIKQYLQTNKKEKVYLDMWDDSMDGMRKHLVTYTEHSGFTIIGERPDGLKGSLSPKMDHLVCFMPGTIALAVTGGKTEAEARKSRTWTKQNEEDMRLARELMQTCWGMYKYMATGLAPEITFFEIATPPPVYGAPHPKPPAQLDASPDAEWRKDFVVKGLDSHNLQRPETVESLFYMWRITGDVKYREWGWEMFKSFMNHTAVEDNGGFTSLSNANTIPPETRDNMESFWLAETLKYFYLLFSPNDVLPLDSVVINTEAHPLPRFDMGPLFSTGWSRGSKEAKTEDAKSEKL; this is translated from the exons GGCTTTGGGCGTCGGCGCGATCCgggaacaacaacagcagagggaaacaaggaggaggaggagtctTAGGCAACGTCGGCGGCTACTTCGACTCGAGCAAGCGTAACGCCTCCCTGCCCATGTACAAAGACAAGCCGTACGCGTATCCGCCGTCGCACCGCCAGCGTCCGGTCTACAGGCGGAAGAGCGGTTTcttactgctgctgctggcggtcGGGGCGCTCTTCTACTTTTTCGGCGGCGAGTCGCACAAGGAGAGGGTCAGGGCGCCGCTGAGGAAGCTCAGCTGGCTGTCTAATGACAAGAAGGCGCTACGGGAGGCGGACTGGCTCAAGAGGAGGGACCATGTAGTGGAGGCGTTCGAGCTCAGCTGGGCGGCGTACGAGAGGTACGCTTGGGGTTACGACGAGTTCCACCCCGTGTCAAAGAAGGGCAGGCAGATGGCCACGGGCGGGCTCGGTTGGATCATCGTCGACTCGCTGGACACGATGATGCTGATGAACCTCACCACTCAGCTCAGCCACGCCAGGGAGTGGATCGCCAACTCGCTAAAGTACGACCAGGATCAGGACGTCAACACGTTTGAGACAACGATTAGGATGATGGGCGGTCTGCTGTCGGCGCATTACCTCTCGACGACGTATCCAGACATGGCGCCGCtgaaggacgacgacgagggcgCCCCTGGCGAGGACCTCTACTTGGAAAAGGCAAAGGACCTCGCCGACCGGCTCCTGGCCGCTTTTGACACGAAATCCGGCATCCCATACGCTAGCGTCAATCTGGGCAAGTTTCAAGGGATCGAGTCGCACGCCGACATGGGTGCGTCATCCACGGCTGAGGCTACGACTCTGCAGCTCGAGTTCAAGTATCTTGCCAAGCTCACTGGCGAGAAGCTCTTTTGGGACAAGGTGGAGAAGGTCATGGAAGTGGTGGACAAGCAGGCGAGCAAGACAGATGGTCTTGTGCCCATCTTCATCTCGCCTTCGACTGGAGAGTTCCAGGGTGAAAACATCCGCTACGGCAGCCGCGGCGACTCGTACTACGAGTACCTCATCAAGCAGTACCTGCAGACGaacaagaaggagaaggTCTACCTCGACATGTGGGATGACTCGATGGACGGGATGCGCAAGCACCTCGTGACGTACACTGAGCATTCGGGCTTCACCATCATCGGTGAGAGGCCAGACGGGCTGAAGGGTTCGCTGTCGCCCAAGATGGACCACCTAGTCTGTTTCATGCCGGGCACCATCGCGCTGGCCGTGACGGGCGGCAAGACGGAGGCAGAGGCGAGGAAGTCGCGCACGTGGACCAAGCAGAACGAAGAGGACATGCGGTTGGCGCGGGAGTTGATGCAGACGTGCTGGGGTATGTACAAGTACATGGCCACGGGCTTGGCGCCCGAGATCACCTTTTTCGAGAttgcgacgccgccgccggtctATGGTGCGCCTCACCCGAAACCACCTGCTCAGTTGGACGCGAGCCCGGACGCCGAGTGGCGCAAGGACTTTGTGGTCAAGGGTCTGGACTCGCACAACCTGCAGCGGCCCGAAACGGTCGAGAGTCTGTTCTACATGTGGCGCATCACGGGCGACGTCAAGTACCGCGAGTGGGGCTGGGAGATGTTCAAGTCTTTTATGAACCACACGGCAGTCGAGGATAATGGAGGATTTACGAGTCTTTCAAACGCCAACACGATACCGCCCGAGACGCGGGATAATATGGAAAGTTTTTGGCTG GCTGAGACGCTCAAGTATTTTTACCTGCTGTTCTCTCCCAACGACGTCCTTCCCCTTGACAGCGTAGTGATCAACACAGAGGCGCATCCGTTGCCGAGGTTCGACATGGGCCCGTTATTTTCGACTGGATGGAGTCGTGGTTCAAAGGAGGCCAAGACGGAGGATGCTAAGAGTGAAAAGTTATAA
- a CDS encoding general amino-acid permease GAP1 — MPSEGDIEMHSLAAKEDIMLAQQGSSSNHSMRREPIYDDNTRGPSALRRWADSFRRDPGIRITPKEVPLYLDRDQVHHHHIHHEQYHHPPPPLPPQVPMREHDGERYYDLRSATLATVNTGLSRELKGRHLQMIAIGGSIGTGLFVASGKALATGGPASVLLAYCIIGVMLYCTVHALGELAVVFPVAGSFSAFSTRFLDPSWGFAMGWNYALQWLVVLPLEIIAASMTIQYWDPSVKRAVFVAIFLMVILVINLFGVKGYGEAEFIFAIVKVTAVIGFILLGIVINVGGTTTEGYIGTKYWHNPGAFNNGFKGLCSVFVQAAFAFAGTELVGLAAAETANPRKSLPTAIKQVFWRITLFYIVALTIVGFLVPYDSKRLLARNIADAAASPFVIAIESAGIEVLPSIMNSVILIAVLSVGNSAVFGSSRTLAALADQGQAPRILAYVDRRGRPLVAILLSMSIGLLAFVADSDIQQELLDWLLAISALSSIFTWGSICLSHIRFRRAWSKKGRSLGDLAFRAQPGLAGSWIGFLLNAIFLVAQFWVGGWPLPPVTGEEMTPLSIAGEFFLQCMAIPIVLIMWLGHKLYYRTSLVRTDDMDIDTGRRDFNLPILMAQEYEEKLNWPRWKRLYRFFC; from the exons ATGCCCTCGGAGGGGGACATCGAGATGCACAGTCTCGCCGCCAAGGAGGACATAATGCTGGCCCAgcagggcagcagcagcaaccacaGCATGCGCCGCGAGCCCATATACGACGACAACACGCGCGGCCCCAGCGCCCTCCGCCGCTGGGCCGACAGCTTCCGACGCGACCCGGGCATACGCATCACACCAAAGGAGGTCCCCCTGTATCTAGACCGCGATCAGgtgcaccaccaccacattCACCACGAGCAGTACCAccacccgccgccgccactacCGCCCCAGGTGCCCATGCGCGAACACGATGGCGAGCGATACTACGACCTGCGCAGCGCCACTCTGGCTACCGTCAACACTGGCCTGTCGCGCGAGCTCAAGGGCCGCCACCTGCAGATGATAGCCATAGGAGGCTCCATAGGAACTGGTCTGTTTGTCGCATCCGGCAAGGCCCTCGCCACCGGCGGGCCCGCCTCGGTCTTGCTGGCATATTGTATCATCGGCGTCATGCTGTACTGTACCGTACATGCCCTGGGAGAGCTGGCCGTCGTGTTCCCAGTCGCAGGTTCCTTCTCGGCGTTTTCGACCCGCTTCCTGGATCCTTCCTGGGGGTTTGCGATGGGATGGAA CTACGCCCTGCAGTGGCTTGTCGTTTTACCCCTCGAAATAATAGCAGCCTCCATGACTATACAATACTGGGATCCCAGCGTGAAAAGAGCCGTGTTTGTGGCAATATTCTTGATGGTCATATTGGTCATCAACTTGTTCGGCGTCAAGGGATATGGTGAAGCCGAGTTTATATTTGCCATAGTCAAGGTGACGGCTGTTATTGGCTTCAT ACTCCTGGGCATCGTCATAAATGTCGGTGGCACCACAACAGAGGGATACATCGGGACCAAGTATTGGCACAACCCGGGCGCATTCAACAATGGCTTCAAGGGGCTCTGCTCCGTCTTTGTCCAGGCCGCCTTTGCGTTTGCCGGTACGGAGCTCGtcggcctcgccgccgccgagacgGCCAACCCGAGAAAATCTCTCCCGACGGCCATCAAGCAGGTCTTTTGGCGCATCACGCTCTTCTACATCGTGGCCCTGACCATCGTCGGCTTCCTGGTTCCGTACGACTCGAAACGCCTGCTGGCCAGAAACATCGCCGACGCCGCTGCGTCCCCCTTTGTCATCGCTATCGAGAGCGCCGGCATCGAGGTTCTTCCGTCCATCATGAACAGCGTTATCCTCATCGCGGTGCTCAGCGTCGGCAACAGCGCCGTCTTCGGCTCCAGTCGCACCTTGGCCGCCCTCGCCGACCAGGGCCAGGCCCCGCGCATCTTGGCCTACGTCgaccgccgcggccgcccCCTTGTGGCCATTCTTCTCAGCATGTCTATCGGCCTGCTGGCCTTTGTGGCCGACTCGGATATACAGCAGGAGCTGCTCGACTGGCTCCTCGCCATCTCGGCCCTCAGCTCCATCTTCACCTGGGGCAGCATCTGCCTGTCGCACATACGCTTCCGCCGCGCCTGGAGCAAAAAGGGCCGCTCGCTCGGCGATCTCGCCTTTCGCGCCCAGCCGGGCCTGGCCGGTTCGTGGATCGGCTTTTTGCTAAACGCCATCTTCCTCGTCGCCCAGTTCTGGGTCGGCGGCTGGCCGCTCCCACCCGTCACGGGCGAGGAGATGACGCCCCTCTCCATCGCCGGCGAGTTCTTTCTGCAGTGCATGGCCATCCCCATCGTCCTCATCATGTGGCTCGGCCACAAGCTCTACTACCGCACCAGCCTCGTCCGCACCGACGACATGGACATCGACACGGGCCGCCGCGACTTTAACCTCCCCATCCTCATGGCCCAGGAGTACGAGGAAAAGCTCAACTGGCCGCGCTGGAAGCGTCTGTATAGGTTCTTTTGCTGA